The proteins below are encoded in one region of Homo sapiens chromosome 2, GRCh38.p14 Primary Assembly:
- the TSN gene encoding translin isoform 2 (isoform 2 is encoded by transcript variant 2) translates to MSVSEIFVELQGFLAAEQDIREEIRKVVQSLEQTAREILTLLQGVHQGAGFQDIPKRCLKAREHFGTVKTHLTSLKTKFPAEQYYRFHEHWRFVLQRLVFLAAFVVYLETETLVTREAVTEILGIEAVCQQRDCWRLLPTPPHLHLHQ, encoded by the exons ATGTCTGTGAGCGAGATCTTCGTGGAGCTGCAGGGCTTTTTGGCTGCCGAGCAGGACATCCGAGAG GAAATCAGAAAAGTTGTACAGAGTTTAGAACAAACAGCTCGAGAGATTTTAACTCTACTGCAAGGGGTCCATCAGGGTGCTGGGTTTCAGGACA TTCCAAAGAGGTGTTTGAAAGCTCGAGAACATTTTGGTACAGTAAAAACACATCTAACATCTTTGAAGACCAAATTTCCTGCTGAACAGTATTACAG ATTTCATGAGCACTGGAGGTTTGTGTTGCAGCGCTTGGTCTTCTTGGCAGCATTTGTTGTGTATTTGGAAACAGAAACACTAGTGACTCGAGAAGCAGTTACAGAAATTCTTGGCA TCGAGGCTGTCTGTCAACAGCGTGACTGCTGGAGACTACTCCCGACCCCTCCACATCTCCACCTTCATCAATGA
- the TSN gene encoding translin isoform 1 (isoform 1 is encoded by transcript variant 1), producing MSVSEIFVELQGFLAAEQDIREEIRKVVQSLEQTAREILTLLQGVHQGAGFQDIPKRCLKAREHFGTVKTHLTSLKTKFPAEQYYRFHEHWRFVLQRLVFLAAFVVYLETETLVTREAVTEILGIEPDREKGFHLDVEDYLSGVLILASELSRLSVNSVTAGDYSRPLHISTFINELDSGFRLLNLKNDSLRKRYDGLKYDVKKVEEVVYDLSIRGFNKETAAACVEK from the exons ATGTCTGTGAGCGAGATCTTCGTGGAGCTGCAGGGCTTTTTGGCTGCCGAGCAGGACATCCGAGAG GAAATCAGAAAAGTTGTACAGAGTTTAGAACAAACAGCTCGAGAGATTTTAACTCTACTGCAAGGGGTCCATCAGGGTGCTGGGTTTCAGGACA TTCCAAAGAGGTGTTTGAAAGCTCGAGAACATTTTGGTACAGTAAAAACACATCTAACATCTTTGAAGACCAAATTTCCTGCTGAACAGTATTACAG ATTTCATGAGCACTGGAGGTTTGTGTTGCAGCGCTTGGTCTTCTTGGCAGCATTTGTTGTGTATTTGGAAACAGAAACACTAGTGACTCGAGAAGCAGTTACAGAAATTCTTGGCA tTGAGCCAGATCGGGAGAAAGGATTTCATCTGGATGTAGAAGATTATCTCTCAGGAGTTCTAATTCTTGCCAGTGAACTG TCGAGGCTGTCTGTCAACAGCGTGACTGCTGGAGACTACTCCCGACCCCTCCACATCTCCACCTTCATCAATGAGCTGGATTCCGGTTTTCGCCTTCTCAACCTGAAAAATGACTCCCTGAGGAAGCGCTACGACGGATTGAAATATGACGTGAAGAAAGTAGAGGAAGTGGTCTATGATCTCTCCATCCGGGGCTTTAATAAGGAGACGGCAGCAGCTTGTGTTGAAAAATAG